From Heptranchias perlo isolate sHepPer1 unplaced genomic scaffold, sHepPer1.hap1 HAP1_SCAFFOLD_54, whole genome shotgun sequence, one genomic window encodes:
- the LOC137315211 gene encoding atypical chemokine receptor 3-like: protein MAVADFLVVIADPILNRINALHLPWSFLDMTPVCTLLIFLSNAATVVSVWFTVAFTFDRFVAICCENLKTKYCSEKTTAVVLGTVSVLGCLESLSWYFTLKPRYVIDNVPWFCEIKQSFRESTAWAAFEMFHLILTPFIPFCLILLFNVLTVRRIIVSSRVGRGLRIRSNGEIHKDEEMENRKKSIILLFSISVSFILLWVTQGIFYIYLRIADIQFHYSYTDPGYITELTAKILQLLSSCTNTCIYVLTQTKFREELKNAVKYPLNLIVQLVKSQEELKGFKHWN, encoded by the coding sequence atggcagtcgcCGATTTCCTGGTCGTTATTGCTGATCCAATATTGAATCGGATTAATGCGCTTCATCTCCcatggtcattcctggacatGACTCCCGTGTGTACTTTACTTATCTTCTTGAGTAATGCAGCCACGGTGGTTTCTGTTTGGTTCACAgttgctttcacctttgatcgatttgtggccatttgttgtgagaatctgaaaactaaatattgtagTGAGAAAAcgacggctgtggttctgggaacagtgagtgtgctgggctgtttagagagtctCTCCTGGTACTTTACACTTAAACCTCGATatgtaattgataatgttccctggttttgtgagatTAAACAGAGCTTCCGTGAATCCACCGCATGGGctgcatttgagatgtttcacctaaTCTTAACCCCCTTTATCCCGTTCTGCCTGATATTGcttttcaatgttctgacggtcagacgtattatagtgtccagtcgagtcggCAGGGGACTCCGGattcgcagcaatggagagattcacaaggacgaagagatggagaaccgaaagaaatccatcattttactcttcagtatatcggtcagttttatattgttatgggtaaCACAGGGtatattttacatttatctgcgaattgcagacattcagtTTCATTACTCCTATActgaccctggttatatcacAGAACTCACAGCAAAGAtattgcagcttctcagttcttgcacaaacacgtgtatttatgtcctgacccaaactaagttcagagaggagctgaagaacgcggtgaaatacccactcaatctaattgttcaaTTAGTGAAATCACaggaagagctgaagggttttaaGCACTGGAACTAA